The following DNA comes from Marichromatium purpuratum 984.
ACCGAGATCGACTACAAGGATCTCAACCTGCTGAAGGCCTATGTCAGCGAGTCCGGCAAGGTCGTGCCCAGCCGCATCACCGGTACCTCGGCCAAGTACCAGCGCCAGCTCGCCCAGGCGGTCAAGCGCGCGCGCTACCTGGCCCTGCTGCCCTACACCGACGGTCATTGATCCGGCGCGTCGTGGCGCCGCTCGGTTGAGACCGGTGGCGGCACGGCTGCAGGTCTGATGCGATGAAGTCACTGGCGAGTTTCATCATGCGCGGCCCCTCGCAGGCTGCGCTGGTGGCTGCCACCTCGGCCCTGCTGTCGGTGATGATCCCGGTGTTCGGGGTCGTCGCCGCAGCGGCCGTGGGCCTGGTGACCCTGCGCAACGGCGCGCGCGGCGGTGCCCTGGTGGCGCTGTTCGCGACCCTGGGGGCGGGACTCTTCTACGGTCTCGTGTTCGGGACCCCGCTGCTGGTGCTCGGGGTGCTGCTGCTGTTCTGGGTGCCGATCTGGGGACTGGCGCTGGTGCTGCGCTACAGCCGATCGCTGGCGCTCACGGTCGAGTCCGCGAGCCTGCTGGTGATGCTCGGTCTGGTGGTGGTCTACGCCGTCGTCGGCGACCCCGCCGCCTTCTGGGCGCGGCTGCTCGAGCTGATGCGCGAGGCGGCGCTGGCCGCCCAGCCCGATGGCGCGGCGGCCAGCGCTGCGCTGTTCGGCGAGCTGGCGCGATGGATGACCGGGGCCTTCGCCATGGCGCTGACCTTCCAGGTCGTGCTCGCCCTGTTCCTCGCCCGCTGGTGGCAGGCGCAGCTC
Coding sequences within:
- the rpsR gene encoding 30S ribosomal protein S18, coding for MSRFFRRKRYCRFTAEGITEIDYKDLNLLKAYVSESGKVVPSRITGTSAKYQRQLAQAVKRARYLALLPYTDGH
- a CDS encoding DUF2232 domain-containing protein — its product is MKSLASFIMRGPSQAALVAATSALLSVMIPVFGVVAAAAVGLVTLRNGARGGALVALFATLGAGLFYGLVFGTPLLVLGVLLLFWVPIWGLALVLRYSRSLALTVESASLLVMLGLVVVYAVVGDPAAFWARLLELMREAALAAQPDGAAASAALFGELARWMTGAFAMALTFQVVLALFLARWWQAQLYNPGGFGEGFRAYRLHRAFALLALLLIAGWALVRGPGLLADLALVAGVGLLLQGLAVVHQLRVQRGSGTGWLVLLYVLLVLLPQVAVVVAALGLLDVWVDIRARAARLPSRRR